Proteins from one Raphanus sativus cultivar WK10039 unplaced genomic scaffold, ASM80110v3 Scaffold0370, whole genome shotgun sequence genomic window:
- the LOC108830459 gene encoding YTH domain-containing protein ECT2 has product MATVASPADQSADLLQNLSLDSQPKAASEIPEPTKKTAVYQYGGVDLNGQVPSFDRSLTPLLPSDAVDPSVCYVPNAYQQPSYYYGYGTGDWSDYNGYQTPDGVDMNSGYGYAAYPYSPATSPAPQVAGDGQLYGAHQQYQYPAFFPTGPFATPTQGDLAPNKAGGVKTLPGESKNVASAAGMAKGSNVSAAGKPNNQTAFNTSSNLYGNGYAGTGYQDARFNYDGYYGTGYSDVQRPVTGGGVASSYSKATSVPSSRNQNYRSNSNYTGVHQPSSMTGYGSTQGYYSRMYQGKLYGNYGSSGRSGMGYGSSGYDSRTNGRGWVSATDNKYRGFGRGYNYYYGNENNLDSLNELNRGPRAKGTKNQKGNSEDSLEVKEQTNESNVAEAVETENTCIVPDREQYNKEDFSVDYANAMFFIIKSYSEDDVHKSIKYNVWASTPNGNKKLAAAYQEAQQKPGGCPIFLFFSVNASGQFVGLAEMTGPVDFDTNVDYWQQDKWTGSFPLKWHIVKDVPNSLLKHITLENNENKPVTNSRDTQEVKLEQGVKIMKIFKEHTSKTCILDDLSFYEVRQKTILEKKAKHQQTQKQVSEENSTEDEKKKSATAEPADKESTPVAQTTGNVKVDENGSVSKPVDVVANGC; this is encoded by the exons ACTGCTGTTTACCAGTATGGAGGAGTGGATTTAAATGGTCAAGTTCCTTCCTTTGACCGATCTTTGACACCGTTGCTTCCCAGTGATGCCGTCGACCCTTCAGTTTGTTATGTTCCCAATGCGTATCAGCAGCCCTCCTATTACTATG GATATGGGACTGGTGACTGGAGCGATTACAATGGTTACCAAACTCCTGACGGTGTTGACATGAATTCT GGTTATGGGTATGCAGCGTATCCTTACTCGCCAGCAACAAGCCCTGCTCCACAGGTTGCCGGAGATGGGCAGCTCTATGGAGCTCACCAGCAGTACCAGTATCCTGCCTTTTTTCCCACTGGACCTTTTGCTACCCCTACCCAGGGAGATCTCGCTCCAAACAAAGCCGGTGGTGTGAAGACGCTACCTGGGGAAAGCAAGAATGTTGCATCTGCTGCTGGTATGGCGAAAGGAAGCAATGTATCCGCTGCAGGGAAACCAAACAACCAGACTGCATTCAACACCTCGAGCAATTTGTATGGAAATGGTTATGCTGGTACTGGTTATCAGGATGCTAGGTTTAACTATGATGGATATTATGGTACTGGTTATTCGGATGTTCAGAGACCTGTTACTGGCGGGGGAGTTGCATCCTCCTATTCCAAGGCAACCAGTGTGCCTTCATCGAGGAATCAAAACTACCGCTCAAATTCTAACTACACG GGTGTGCACCAGCCTTCGTCGATGACAGGCTACGGTTCAACTCAAGGATACTACAGTAGGATGTATCAAGGCAAGCTATATGGTAACTATGGTAGCTCTGGGAGATCTGGTATGGGTTATGGTTCTTCTGGGTATGATTCAAGAACAAACGGACGAGGATGGGTGAGTGCAACAGACAACAAATACAGAGGCTTTGGAAGGGGTTACAATTACTACTATGGAAATGAGAACAACCTAGATAGTCTTAATGAACTTAACAGGGGACCTAGAGCTAAGGGCACAAAGAACCAGAAGGGAAATTCAGAAGATAGTTTAGAGGTTAAGGAGCAGACTAACGAGTCAAATGTAGCCGAGGCTGTGGAGACGGAGAACACATGCATTGTTCCTGACAGAGAACAGTACAACAAAGAAGATTTCTCAGTGGATTATGCGAATGCTATGTTCTTTATCATCAAGTCCTACAGTGAAGATGATGTGCACAAGAGCATCAAATATAATGTTTGGGCTAGTACACCAAATGGAAACAAGAAGCTTGCTGCAGCATACCAGGAAGCTCAGCAGAAACCTGGAGGCTGTCctatctttctctttttctcg gtCAATGCAAGTGGACAATTTGTTGGGCTTGCTGAAATGACAGGACCAGTTGATTTCGACACAAATGTGGACTACTGGCAGCAAGACAAGTGGACAGGGTCTTTCCCTCTCAAGTGGCATATTGTGAAGGATGTTCCAAACAGTTTGCTGAAACATATTACCCTTGAGAACAATGAGAACAAGCCTGTCACTAACTCTAGAGACACCCAAGAG GTCAAGTTGGAGCAAGGTGTGAAGATTATGAAAATTTTTAAAGAGCATACGAGCAAGACTTGCATTTTGGATGACCTTTCCTTCTATGAGGTTCGACAGAAGACTATCTTGGAGAAGAAAGCCAAGCATCAGCAAACCCAGAAACAG GTAAGTGAGGAGAATAGTACAGAGGATGAGAAAAAGAAATCTGCAACTGCTGAGCCGGCTGACAAGGAATCTACTCCAGTTGCTCAAACTACCGGTAATGTCAAGGTTGATGAGAATGGATCTGTTTCTAAACCAGTTGATGTGGTGGCAAATGGTTGCTAG